The Bosea sp. 685 DNA window CGGGCGTTGTAGCCGGCCCCGATCGCCGCTTGCTGCGACATGACCATTCCCCAGAGATCGGGCTTGGGATCCCAGGTCATCACATGCGGCGCGAGCGTTTCCATCTCCTTCACGCCCTTGTCGAGATTGTGATTCCAGTCCGTTCCGCCGGCGATCTTCTCCATCACGACGGTCAGCGCGATGCCCAGGATGTCGGGAGCACCGTGGAGTGCGACCTTGCGGTCTACGGCTGGGGCCCAGAGCGCGCGCCAGGACTTCGGCGGCTCCTTCAGGATCGTCTTGTCATAGACCAGGACGAGGCTGTCGAACGTCATGCCTGCGAGGTTGACGCCCGGCATCAGTGCCTGCGGATAGAGGTCCTTGACATGCGCCGTGACCTTTTCATCGATCGGGTCGAACAGGTTTTCGTCGGAGCCTGCCTTTGCGATCGAGATGTCCATCATCGCCACATCGATCTGCGGCGCGCTCTTCTGCGCCCGCAAGGTGCCCAGGATCGCGGCGGAATTGCCGGGCGCGAAGTAGACCACCTTGATGTCGGGGTTTGCTGTCATGAAGGGCTCGATCACGGCCTTCGTGTAGAGGTCCTGATAGAGCCCGGTATAGCCGGCGAAGGTGATGGTGGTTTGGGCGGCCGCCGGAGCGGCGATGAGGGTCGCGGCAATGGTCGCCGCGACGGCAGTACTTGCAATTCCAGCACTTGCAATTCTCGACATGTCACAACCCCCTTTTGTCATGCTCAGACCGGATTTCTGATGAGCTTCGCCTCGACCATCGCGGTCGCGCCCGTGATGTCCGGCAGCTTCTCGCCGGCGCGCAGCCGCACATGCATGCCTGCCTCGGCGGCCTGCATCGCCAGGGCACGCTCGGCGGCCTGTCGCGCGACGGCTGGTGCGAAAACGAGCACGCCCTGCTCGTCGGCCAGAACCGCGTCCCCCGGGTTGACCACCTGGCCACCGATGCTGATCGGCACGTTCATGGCGCCTTCGATCCCGAGCAGACGCGTCGTGATCGAGGACAGGCCTCGGCTCCACATCGGCAGATCGAACTCCTGGATCTCCGAAAGGTCGGTCGCCGGGCCGTCGATGATGCCGGCCTTGACGCCGGCGAGCTTCATGGCGAGCGTCATGCCGCCACCCCAGCAGGCGTATTTCGTGTCGCCGCAGCGATCGACCAGCACGACGTCGCCGGGGCGCACGAGCTTGGCTGCATAGTGCAGCAGGGTCGAATCCGCATGGGGCAGTCGCAGCGTCACGGCCGTACCGGCCACACGTCGGCGCGGCAGCAGGGCTGCGATGGCGCGATCGACGAACCCTGGATACAGCACATGGCCGATCGTCGCCGTCTCGGCTTTCTCCAGGAGATCGACCAGCTCCTTGTCGATCTGTGGCGGCATATCGTTGACGACGAACATGGTCCTCTTTCCCCTTGCGTTACGACTGAATATTCGTGGGGGCAGCTGCTTCGGGAAGGCCAAAGAGACTCTGCACCGATGTTCCGCCCGCCAGCGCTTCTTCCCAGGCGGCCTCCTTGGCCAGTTTCGCCTCGGCGTCGCCGATCAAACGCCTGATCGCGGCAGGCGACAGCACGACGAGGCCGTCATCGTCTCCGATCAGCAGGTCGCCCGGCGAGACGAGCTGGCCCCCGACCACGACGGGGCGATTGACCACGCCACGTTCGGCCGATGAGGGTCCGCGCGGCGTGATCGAACGGGCGAACACCGAGAAATCGCTCCAGCCCGCCAAAGTCGCGACATCGCGCACCGCACCGTCGCAGACGATCCCGCAAGCGCCCTTGCGGCGCAGCTGGCCCCCGAGGATTTCCCCGATCATCGCCGTTTCGGCGTGGCCCGACGCGGCGATCACGAGCACATCGCCCGGCCCGACGGCATCGACGGCGTAGAGGACCGCGCCGAAATCGGGTGGCTCGCAAAGCGCAGTCACCGCGCGGCCGAACAATCTTGGCTGGCGACCGACGGCACAGATCGGCCGAATCCGCGGATCGAGCAACGCGTCATGCCTGTCGAGATCGGCGATGATCGCCGCGGGAACGGCCCGCCAGCGATCGAGATCGGACTGTGCGATCTGCGGGATCTGCGGTGCTTGCACGGAGACGGGCATGGCTC harbors:
- a CDS encoding ABC transporter substrate-binding protein, with amino-acid sequence MSRIASAGIASTAVAATIAATLIAAPAAAQTTITFAGYTGLYQDLYTKAVIEPFMTANPDIKVVYFAPGNSAAILGTLRAQKSAPQIDVAMMDISIAKAGSDENLFDPIDEKVTAHVKDLYPQALMPGVNLAGMTFDSLVLVYDKTILKEPPKSWRALWAPAVDRKVALHGAPDILGIALTVVMEKIAGGTDWNHNLDKGVKEMETLAPHVMTWDPKPDLWGMVMSQQAAIGAGYNARSQVFADQPGSVLAASIPDEGTLFQINAVTLVKNAPQPAAARKLVDYMLSPVAQKAFAEAMFYGPTNKKAELSPEAAKRIRPADMSKVIDVDWLELAKIRDKLTQDWRRRVIPLSK
- a CDS encoding RraA family protein, whose protein sequence is MFVVNDMPPQIDKELVDLLEKAETATIGHVLYPGFVDRAIAALLPRRRVAGTAVTLRLPHADSTLLHYAAKLVRPGDVVLVDRCGDTKYACWGGGMTLAMKLAGVKAGIIDGPATDLSEIQEFDLPMWSRGLSSITTRLLGIEGAMNVPISIGGQVVNPGDAVLADEQGVLVFAPAVARQAAERALAMQAAEAGMHVRLRAGEKLPDITGATAMVEAKLIRNPV
- a CDS encoding RraA family protein — its product is MPVSVQAPQIPQIAQSDLDRWRAVPAAIIADLDRHDALLDPRIRPICAVGRQPRLFGRAVTALCEPPDFGAVLYAVDAVGPGDVLVIAASGHAETAMIGEILGGQLRRKGACGIVCDGAVRDVATLAGWSDFSVFARSITPRGPSSAERGVVNRPVVVGGQLVSPGDLLIGDDDGLVVLSPAAIRRLIGDAEAKLAKEAAWEEALAGGTSVQSLFGLPEAAAPTNIQS